The following is a genomic window from Solanum lycopersicum chromosome 6, SLM_r2.1.
aaagctagctcaaagagaGGAGGATTGTCCAAACCTTATAAAGAATttacccatctcattaaccaccgatatgaaatttttgtcattctttaacagtTACATATACCACTAGACAAATATTAAGTAACATGATTGCGTAAATATTTATACAGCATCATACACATAACTTCAAGTTTGTTAAAATAGATCAAATTTATATAGCCGTATGCTTGTAACATATTTTGACAAAGTTTTTTGTGGGTATTAATTTTGATCTATATAGTTGCCTCAACTAGCCTAGGTTTTAGATGGCTGAATTGAGCTGCAAAATAAGTTAAGTTACCAAATGAGCAAATCAATTATCAGCCCAAAGACTCTGCAGCACCCATTAGTATTTTGTTGGGGCCAGAAATTCTCACTTTTTAATTGTTTGATGTGCTTCATGTCTTATTACGTTTAAGCAATTATACATTTACCTTATGCATTATACCTACCTCTTTCTCATCTACCAATCAAAACAATGATTACTCTTCCTTTTAGCGGTGGATAAAAGGTAAGTTCTACGTACGAAATATTCCTCTTTCAAGTAAAAGTCGAAAATAGGTCGTTTTCAAGAAATAGTTGACATAAGTAATTTATtctgttttaaatattaatgattaattttacGATTCAAATCAgtagattaaaagaaaaaacgaCTTCATCATTGTTTGAAAGTTTCCATTCCTTTTTTTAGTAGTAggtgactttttttttcctttaagaTTCATAAAAAGTCATTGATTGATCTAAGCCATCAATAATTAGAGACAAGCGGTCACAATTGTACTTCTTTGTCATCGGTATTCACCTTTCTTAATGAACTGAATTAGGCCGAATTTTCATCGGTTAAAAGTCGATAATTGATTTAATTGCATCAATCGGTAGAACTAAACAAAAATCTGTTAGGGAGATtacaaattaataaacaaaGAAGTTCATGCAGGCCACATCTTCATTACGATAAAATAAAATCCACTTACTATTCCTCACTCCACCATTTTTTTACatctagatttttatttttttgtaatcattttaaaaagattGACGAGTGCTATCAAAGCTTTGCCTATccactaaataaaatattctataaCTTTACCTTAgatatatgatataaatatttgtgAAATAAAGTGAAGGATAGCTACCTTTGTTTCCCTTCTTAAACCTGTAAAAATATCTAACAAGAAAAATTTGGGtacatttaattttgtttagaaTACGTGACACCAGCTTAACATAAGAAGTTTTACATCggtaaaacacaaaaaaatattggatatatatatgtatattagtcTTACCAATTAGTGACGTTTTTTTAAAGTTGTGCAGGTATAGATTCAAAGTGAACAATATCACTAACGAGCTGGACCGTTATAAAGAGATCTAAGTGCTACGCGTACTTATTAAatctcccaaagcaaaagaAATTTACAAGAAAATGACTAATTGTTTGATAACTACTTGATTGATTACTCAAAAAATAGATACTGGGTATTTGATAAGAAGTGTGCTTAAAGATAAtgttatacaaaattttaaatttgcaaatgacttttcactaaattcaaAATTGTCAATCGTCACACATACTTTGGTACAGTTCGCATTAACATTAATCACATATTAGTTAAAAGCCAACGATTATGTTTAATCATTTAAGTGATCATGATTTTTGACAAGCACAAAGATGATTTTacaattattcataaaattaattttttaatctaaTCATATTCTATCAACCAGTAATATTACAAATACTGATACATCataaggagaataaaagaacaaTAACGGAATGGAGAATAAGTTAGAACTCTATTTTGGGAACAGTATTttggaaaatagaaaaaattatgattGGAGCAGATAGACTCCtacatttcctttttttaaaaataaaataaaattgttcacTTGATGTGTGATATTTTTATTAAGGATCGATTAAATTTGACTTTACTTATTACAAGAGAATAGAGATTAATCCatttatatcattatataaAACGTAATTTATAGATCAAAACTTAATAAAGTTTCTTTCATATGAATGTCgatgaattattaataaatattagtgCGTTCGCTTTATATATGTTGCTTCATGAATTCAATGGCTTGACTTATGTTTCAAATTGTGGCAAGAACTTTAGTTTAATCAAAACATCCAAAACTAGCTTATTTAGAATCAAATAGAAAAACATGTTTATGTAGCAAAAAGTATATATTACTGGAAAGATTTTTCTGAATAGTATGAATTTCTGTTATATCGCACTCTAAACCTAGACCTAGATGTCAAGTAACTTTATCTATCAGTATGGTTAGAAGTTTCAAGTAGTTGTAATTTACATGGATTATTGGAATTAGAGGAAAAATTAAAGATGTTCATTAGATATGACATGTTGAGTAGCCACACATGAgattatctatctatatatactCTAGTAAGTTAATACAACTAATTAAGCCTCAGAAACACttagtaataattatttaaagagATCAGAACAGAGTGCGTTGTGATCATGGGATTTTCTACACATATACAAAGAGCGATCACTAAATATTACTATTACTCATCTCACAAACCTACACCAACTCTAAACAAATAGTTCAAATTATATCCTCCGCGAGATAGCCAGAGGTAACTTCTGCATACATTCTACCCTCTTAGATCTTGTATTGTAGTATTACATTagatatattgttgttgttatacgTCCCACCAAATTAGCccgtaaaaaatgaaaaatcttgaTGATTGTCAAAGTAATAATGATCATGAGTACTCATCCATATTGAATCTGGGCAATAATTATAATCCCATGTATTTGATGCCATAGCTGGTAAATCATTCTTAGTTTCGATTTCTTCGGTTGATTCGACTTCTTTCCATATTTCATCCATGGAATAGACAATCATGTTTTGATCCccttcatatattttattttctccagCAACTTGCAACAACTCATTTCTTTCAGTACGGAAGTCCTCAACAGGACTATTGGCAGAGGAAGAGGAACAATTGGATGAAGATGGAGATATTGAAGCCTTATTAGTATTCTTCTTCTCATCTTGAGCTTGTTTCCTCATATGTGTTCTCCAGTAATTCTTGATTTCATTATCAGTTCGCCCTGGTAATTTTCCAGCTATTTTTGACCATCTGCACTTAAAATAGCCCTGTCAAATCTCAAATGTCTAGCAAAATAAACTAAGTTAAGTTGTTGGGACTAATAACAGCTCTGTCCGCCAAAGTTAAGACAGATTGCAAGATTCAGCtagtgttttttatttttttttgtttctgttgAATTTTGAACCTGAAACCTCAGGATTCTCAAGTACTTCATTGACTGAGGATCTAATGACTAAACTCAGACATTGTAAAGTTCAATCAGACTAAACTTGAACAGATTAAATTTTCCTGAGTGCAGTTTAattcttgatatatatatatatataagaaaacaaattagAGTATAGACAAACCTATTTCCATATTTGGAGTGAAGTTGAAGAACAAGAAGTTCTTCTTGAGGAGTCATCTTTCCACGTTTTAGAGAAGGATTCAAGTAATTAACCCATCGTAATCTGCAACTCTTTCCACTTCGTTTCAAACctataaataaatgaatcaCAAGAAATGGAATGCAGAAGAAGAAGGGGTTATTAAAGTGTCTCCCTTTCAAAACTAAGCCTATATTCTCTCCCGCCTATACCAACCTTCAAACCTGAAACTTTCGCCAGAAAATCCCAGCGACGATCACCAAACATCTTCACATAAAATACTAGTTGAACATCTTCTTGTTCTGTCCATGGACCTTTTCTCATTTCTTCTTCaaccattttcttttatttctttatatcttGTTGCTGATTTGTGTACATGACTCATCATATTTATACTGCCAATGTCCTCATTTTGTTGGTCTTATTATATTTTGGAATGTTGTGTCTACTAACAAGTGGTGTTGGAGTGCTCATTTTAATTTAGtggcacaaaaaaaaaatcaaaagttgcCATATGATGTAAGCCATTAACAGGGAGGACCCAAATGATGAAGATAAATCTAGATAAGAGGTTCATATCTTGATGTGATGGAactttattaattcttttataagTTGCTCGCCATTTCACACTTATTTTCAAattccttttttcttattttatcttcAATACACGTATGTATATATTCAGTATAATCTCTTATTTATATCGATGTAATGTAAAAACTCAACAatgataaaattgaattaatgttCAGGGTTAAGTGTTTAAGTTAAAATTAGTATTCATTTAAGGCGTAATTAGATTAAGTTCAACATTATTACAAAGCTGGCCGTTATAGAAATTCGCTACGTCTCagatgttaagtgtctcttgactacaatatatcaaaatactGAGACACTGGAAGTTGAAAAATTAGCCTTTAGCTCCAGCTACAGTCACACTCAATAATATTAATCAACGCCTAATTTCAATTATAAACTATGTCGTTTgatcattatatttttaaaagattaagTTATAAGTCTTATTGTTAATGTTTGATTGAAGACTACATTTAAGGAACAAATTAGAAGTCTTTTAATACATAACTTATTTATATGTGACGTACGTACCAAAATTATCTTCAATCCCAACAATGATAAGAATTTCACATACATTGAAAGTCTGTGTGGAGAAATCTTAATAGTTAgttaattacttaaaattttattttgttgatgaggattcaaattatttcatttattttttggataCTAATACACTACTAATATGAGGTTGAGGAGAATCTTAATAATTCAGTTA
Proteins encoded in this region:
- the LOC101255305 gene encoding transcription factor MYB48-like, with the protein product MVEEEMRKGPWTEQEDVQLVFYVKMFGDRRWDFLAKVSGLKRSGKSCRLRWVNYLNPSLKRGKMTPQEELLVLQLHSKYGNRWSKIAGKLPGRTDNEIKNYWRTHMRKQAQDEKKNTNKASISPSSSNCSSSSANSPVEDFRTERNELLQVAGENKIYEGDQNMIVYSMDEIWKEVESTEEIETKNDLPAMASNTWDYNYCPDSIWMSTHDHYYFDNHQDFSFFTG